From the Gorilla gorilla gorilla isolate KB3781 chromosome 22, NHGRI_mGorGor1-v2.1_pri, whole genome shotgun sequence genome, one window contains:
- the LOC129529391 gene encoding LOW QUALITY PROTEIN: unconventional myosin-Vb-like (The sequence of the model RefSeq protein was modified relative to this genomic sequence to represent the inferred CDS: substituted 1 base at 1 genomic stop codon): protein MYFLCGDRAVLRPDYALKATEDLHEEAAQALAQSERKRHEFNRQVTVQWKEKDFQGMLECHKEGEALLILNLVTDLKPQMLLDTVPCLPAYILYMCIRLADQTNNDLKVHSLMTSTTNGIKKVLKKHSDDFEMTSFLLSNTCHLLHCLKRYSGDEGFMTQNTAKHNEHCLKNFDLTEYRQVLSDLSIQIYQQLFKIAEGVFQPMIVSAMLENESIQGLSGVKPTGSQKHSCSMADEDNSYRLEAIIRQMNAFHTVTCDQGLDPEIILQVFKQLFYMINAVTLNDLLLQKDVCSWSTGMQLRYNISELEEWLWGRNLHRSGVVQTVEPLIQAAQLPQLKKKTQEDTEAICCLCASLGTQQIVKILNLXPPLNEFEEQVTAAFIQTIQAQLQEQNDPQQLLLDAKQMFAVLFPFHPSSLTMESIPACLNLEFLSEVDACLV, encoded by the exons ATGTACTTTCTTTGTGGTGATAGAGCAGTTCTGCGTccagattatg CTCTAAAAGCAACTGAAGATTTACATGAAGAAGCTGCCCAGGCGTTGGCCCAGAGTGAGAGGAAGCGCCATGAGTTCAACAGGCAGGTCACAGTTCAGTGGAAAGAAAAGGATTTCCAGGGCATGTTGGAGTGCCACAAAGAGGGCGAGGCCCTCCTCATCCTCAACCTGGTGACAGACTTGAAGCCCCAGATGCTGTTGGACACAGTGCCCTGTCTCCCCGCCTACATCCTCTACATGTGCATCCGGCTCGCGGACCAAACCAACAATGATCTCAAGGTGCACTCCCTGATGACCTCCACCACCAACGGCATTAAGAAAGTCCTGAAGAAGCACAGTGATGACTTTGAGATGACGTCATTCTTGTTATCTAACACCTGCCACCTTCTTCACTGTCTGAAGCGGTACAGCGGGGATGAGGGCTTCATGACTCAGAATACTGCAAAGCACAACGAACACTGCCTTAAGAACTTTGACCTCACCGAATACCGTCAGGTACTGAGCGACCTTTCCATTCAGATCTACCAGCAGCTCTTTAAAATTGCCGAGGGTGTGTTCCAGCCGATGATAGTTTCTGCCATGTTGGAAAATGAGAGCATTCAGGGTCTATCTGGTGTGAAGCCCACTGGCTCCCAGAAGCACTCCTGCAGCATGGCAGATGAGGATAACTCATACCGCCTGGAAGCTATCATCCGCCAGATGAATGCCTTTCATACAGTCACATGTGACCAGGGCTTGGACCCTGAGATCATCCTGCAGGTATTCAAACAGCTCTTCTACATGATCAACGCAGTGACTCTTAATGACCTGCTCCTGCAGAAGGACGTCTGCTCTTGGAGCACAGGCATGCAACTCAGGTACAATATAAGTGAGCTTGAGGAGTGGCTTTGGGGAAGAAACCTTCACCGGAGTGGAGTAGTTCAGACCGTGGAACCTCTGATCCAAGCAGCCCAGCTCCCGCAGTtaaagaagaaaacccaggagGATACAGAGGCCATCTGCTGCCTGTGTGCCTCTCTCGGCACCCAGCAGATTGTCAAAATTCTAAACCTTTAGCCTCCCCTGAATGAATTTGAAGAACAGGTAACAGCGGCCTTTATACAAACGATCCAGGCACAACTACAAGAGCAGAATGACCCTCAGCAACTGCTATTAGATGCCAAGCAAATGTTTgctgttttgtttccatttcatcCATCTTCCCTAACCATGGAGTCAATCCCAGCATGTCTCAATCTGGAGTTCCTCAGTGAAGTAGATGCATGTTTAGTCTGA